Proteins encoded in a region of the Zea mays cultivar B73 chromosome 2, Zm-B73-REFERENCE-NAM-5.0, whole genome shotgun sequence genome:
- the LOC100283873 gene encoding uncharacterized protein LOC100283873, with product MTTSRRLADRKISRFEKNITKRGSVPETAKKANDYPVGPILLGFFVFVVVGSSLFQIIKTASNAGLF from the exons ATG ACTACCTCAAGGCGTCTTGCTGATAGGAAGATATCACGATTTGAGAAGAATATCACAAAGAGGGGCTCTGTTCCTGAGACAGCCAAGAAGGCAAACGATTATCCTGTTGGGCCTATTCTTCTTGGGTTCTTTGTCTTCGTGGTTGTTGGATCAT CTCTCTTTCAGATCATCAAGACAGCATCAAACGCTGGTCTATTCTGA